One segment of Podarcis muralis chromosome 17, rPodMur119.hap1.1, whole genome shotgun sequence DNA contains the following:
- the LOC114587943 gene encoding olfactory receptor 1f45-like codes for MEKGQDNQTSFAGFILLGLSSVPEFGGLLFPIFLFMYLISLLGNLLIIVLIFSNSSLFYAPMYFFLSHLSLADLGFSSNAVPKMLHTLVSQSNTISYNGCLAQLYFFVVFCTTDNFLLASMAYDRYVAICHPLHYTTIMSYKRCLLLASGSWLLSFSQGILYISTISKLSFCGSREIPHFFCDMHPLLKLSCSDTSSAETLLMIEGTATMLGPLLLILLSYLFILSMVLKVPSASGKYKAFSTCGAHLTTVAIFYGSLMGTYIRPSSTYSGSRLKVASIFYTVVTPMLNPFIYSLRNTEMHEAMRRLLRLWFQRTRGIEDMR; via the coding sequence ATGGAAAAGGGACAAGACAACCAAACCAGCTTTGCTGGATTCATCCTCCTGGGCCTCTCCTCTGTGCCAGAGTTTGGGGGGCTCCTCTTTCCCATCTTCCTCTTTATGTACCTAATTAGCCTTCTGGGGAACCTCTTGATCATCGTCCTGATCTTCTCCAACAGCTCTCTCTTCTATgcccccatgtacttcttcctcagcCACCTGTCCTTGGCTGACCTAGGATTCAGCTCCAACGCTGTGCCCAAGATGCTGCACACCTTGGTTTCTCAATCAAACACCATCTCCTACAACGGCTGCCTGGCCCAACTGTATTTCTTTGTGGTCTTCTGCACCACAGATAACTTCCTCTTGGCCTCCATGGCATATGACCGCTACGTGGCCATCTGCCACCCACTACATTACACGACCATCATGAGCTACAAGCGCTGCCTGCTGTTGGCTTCTGGGTCTTGGCTCCTGTCTTTTTCCCAGGGAATACTGTATATATCTACGATCTCTAAACTTTCCTTCTGTGGCTCCCGAGAAATCCCCCATTTCTTCTGCGACATGCACCCTTTGCTCAAGCTCTCCTGCTCAGACACCTCATCAGCTGAAACACTGCTCATGATTGAAGGCACAGCAACAATGCTTGGACCTCTCCTACTCATTCTCCTCTCCTACCTCTTCATTTTATCAATGGTTTTGAAGGTTCCATCAGCTTCTGGGAAGTATAAGGCCTTCTCCACTTGCGGCGCCCACCTCACCACTGTGGCCATATTCTATGGCAGCCTGATGGGCACCTACATCCGCCCCTCGTCCACCTACTCTGGTTCCAGATTGAAAGTGGCTTCTATATTCTATACGGTGGTGACGCCGATGCTCAATCCTTTCATATATAGCCTGAGGAACACTGAGATGCACGAGGCAATGAGAAGGCTACTAAGGCTTTGGTTTCAGAGGACAAGAGGCATAGAGGATATGAGATGA
- the LOC114587942 gene encoding olfactory receptor 1E5-like encodes MSPGNATDFSELFLHGFPIQPEFQGLLFLLFFSMYLLAFLGNATIIFLIRSDLRLLQAPMYFFLSHLALADLGFTSTTIPKVLENLLSQKKTISYHGCLVQMYFYVCFGNSDSFLLASMAYDRYVAICFPLRYSALMSRKRCLLLATVSWVIPIVHSLLYTILMSHMSFCNSREIPHFFCDLYPVLEISCSDRSVIEMLILTEGSVEVLGPFLLIVISYMGIFYTILKIPSNSGKKKAFSTCGSHIAVVVLFYGTVSWIYFKPRSNNSDRKDTVAAVMYTMVTPMLNPFIYSLRNSEMKAALKRIIRRHFH; translated from the coding sequence ATGAGTCCTGGGAATGCAACagacttctctgagttattcctCCATGGCTTCCCAATCCAGCCAGAGTTCCAAGGGCTCCTCTTCCTGCTATTCTTCTCTATGTACCTGCTGGCCTTTCTGGGGAACGCAACAATCATCTTCTTGATCCGTTCTGATTTACGGCTCCTCCAAGCTCCTATGTATTTCTTCCTCAGCCACCTTGCCTTAGCTGACTTGGGCTTCACCTCCACCACCATCCCCAAAGTGCTAGAAAACTTGTTGTCTCAGAAAAAGACCATCTCTTATCATGGCTGCCTGGTCCAGATGTACTTTTATGTGTGTTTTGGCAACTCAGACAGCTTCCTGTTGGCTTCCATGGCCTACGACCGTTACGTGGCCATCTGCTTCCCCCTGCGTTATTCTGCCCTGATGAGCCGTAAGCGTTGCCTCCTCCTCGCAACAGTGTCCTGGGTTATCCCTATTGTCCACTCTCTGCTTTATACCATTTTGATGTCCCACATGTCTTTCTGTAACTCTAGAGAGATCCCACATTTCTTCTGCGATCTTTACCCTGTGTTGGAGATCTCTTGCTCAGACCGCAGTGTCATAGAAATGCTGATTCTGACTGAAGGGTCGGTGGAGGTCCTGGGACCGTTTTTGCTGATCGTCATCTCCTATATGGGCATTTTCTACACCATCCTCAAGATTCCATCCAACTCTGGAAAGAAAAAGGCTTTCTCCACGTGTGGGTCCCACATTGCTGTGGTGGTCTTGTTTTATGGCACTGTGAGCTGGATTTATTTCAAGCCACGTTCCAACAACTCGGATCGCAAGGACACTGTGGCTGCTGTCATGTATACCATGGTGACCCCTATGCTGAATCCCTTCATCTACAGTCTCAGGAATAGTGAGATGAAAGCAGCCTTGAAGAGGATCATTAGGCGCCATTTTCATTAG
- the LOC114588029 gene encoding olfactory receptor 1J1-like encodes MSPGNATDFSELFLRGFPIQPEFQRLLFLLFLSMYLLAFLGNATIIFLIRSDLQLLHAPMYFFLSHLALADLGFISTTIPKVLENLLSQKWTISYHACLVQMYFFMCFGNSDSFLLASMAYDRYVAICFPLRYSALMSRKRCHFLAAVSWAIPIAHSLLYTILMTNISFCDSREIPHFFCDLPSVLEISCSGRSVIEMLIPTEGSVEILGPFVLVVISYMGIFYTILKIPSNSGKKKAFSTCGSHIAVVVLFYGSVSWVYFKPRSNNLDPKKIVAAVMFTMVTPMLNAFIYSLRNSEMKAAMKRIIRHHFH; translated from the coding sequence ATGAGTCCTGGGAATGCAACAGACTTCTCTGAATTATTCCTCCGTGGCTTCCCAATCCAGCCAGAGTTTCAACGGCTCCTCTTCCTGCTATTCCTCTCCATGTACCTGCTGGCCTTCCTGGGGAACGCAACAATCATCTTCTTGATCCGTTCTGATTTACAACTCCTCCACGCTCCTATGTATTTTTTCCTCAGCCACCTTGCCTTAGCTGACTTGGGCTTCATCTCCACCACCATCCCCAAAGTGCTAGAAAACTTGTTGTCTCAGAAATGGACCATCTCCTATCATGCCTGCCTGGTCCAGATGTACTTCTTTATGTGTTTTGGCAATTCAGACAGCTTCCTGTTGGCTTCTATGGCCTACGACCGTTACGTGGCCATCTGCTTCCCCCTGCGTTATTCTGCCCTGATGAGCCGTAAGCGTTGCCACTTCCTCGCAGCAGTGTCCTGGGCTATCCCTATTGCCCACTCTCTGCTTTATACCATTTTGATGACCAACATTTCTTTCTGTGACTCTAGAGAGATCCCACATTTCTTCTGCGATCTTCCCTCTGTATTGGAGATCTCTTGCTCAGGCCGCAGTGTCATAGAAATGCTGATTCCGACTGAAGGGTCGGTGGAGATCCTGGGGCCATTTGTGCTGGTCGTCATCTCCTATATGGGCATTTTCTACACCATCCTCAAGATTCCATCCAACTCTGGAAAGAAAAAGGCTTTCTCCACGTGTGGGTCCCACATTGCTGTGGTTGTCTTGTTTTATGGCTCTGTGAGCTGGGTTTATTTCAAGCCACGTTCCAACAACTTAGATCCCAAGAAAATTGTGGCCGCTGTCATGTTTACCATGGTGACCCCTATGCTGAATGCCTTCATCTACAGTCTCAGGAATAGTGAAATGAAAGCAGCCATGAAGAGGATCATTAGGCACCATTTTCATTAG